The following nucleotide sequence is from Kiritimatiellia bacterium.
GCGCGTACATCCAGCGCGGCATCAGGTAGGGCACCAGGACGAGGGCCCACGCGCGGCTGTTCTCCAGTGGCGCCGCCGCCAGGATGGAGCGCAGGGCCGCCACCGCGCCGGGCGCCAGCAGGAAGAGGACCGACAACCCGCCGCACAGGCGGGCCTCGATCACAACCATCCCGTCGCCGAACAGTCGGCCCGTTTCCTCGGCCAGCCGGTTCAGCGCCAGCAGGCCGCCCATGGCCGTCACCACGATCGCCAGCATGTTGACCCCGTAGTAGGCCACGTGCGGCATGGCCCGCCACCAGTACACGAACGGCGACAGGTACACGAGGATCAACAGCGTCACCTGCGCGTGGCGGATCCTCCCGGCCCACCGCGGCGTCAGGTTCGGCGCGCGGTTCAACTGGAGGATCCCGGCGAACACGAGGATCAGGCCTAAGACAAAGGTCGGAATCCGCAGGCGGGGCGTGACGCGCAGGTCCAGCGCGCCGGAAAACATCAGCAGCGCCAGCGGGATGCCCCAGAAGATGCACGAGAATCCGCGGGCCATCCGCAACAGGATACCCGGCCCCGGGGACGCGCCGGAGCCGCCCGCCGCCGCGAGCGAGGAGCCTTCGGGAACGCCACTCATGGGCCGGGCCGGGAACCGGTCAAACTGCGGGGCCCTTGATCCCGCCCAGGTCTTCGACCACCTCGAAGCGGATCGGCGTCGCGTTCGCGATATTCTCCGACACCGGGCAGCGCTGCTCCACCGCACGGAGGAACGCCTGCTTCTGGTCCATCGAAAGATCCCCGTCGATCCGGGCCTTGACCGTGAATCCCTGGAAGCCCACCCGGTTCGGCGTCGGCCGGCCCAGCAGCCCGTCGACGTCGATGTCGCCCTCGACCACGAAATCCATCCAGCGGATATTCAGCTTCTGCTGGCGCGCAACGATCCGCCCGATGGCGCCCATGCATCCCGCCAGCGCGGCGACAAAATATTCCAGCGGCGTGGGGCCGGCATCCTGCCCCCCGCCGGTCGCGGGCTGGTCGATAATCATCCGGTGGTGCCGGGCCTGTAGGTCCATCCGCATGCTTTCGGTCTGGTGCGCGGTGACGGTGACTTTTTTCACGTTGGGCATGTCGGCCTCCTGTTTGAACGCCATGCCATAAACCACGCGCGGGGTTTTGTCAACGGAGCACGGGCGGGACGCCCGTGTCACTCTCAACGGTGGGCAAGGCCCAGGCGGAAGAAACGGGACGTGGAGTCCCATCCCGCGGAATACCGGTTGGTCCCGAAGGGGAAGTTCGTGGGCCCCGCGAATACCTGCGTCGAGGTCCAGGCCATGTGATTGGAAAAACACGGCCCCTCCGCCCGGTACACCGTCGTCGTCTTGCCGTACGGCGCGGGCCAGCTCATCGAAAGGCCCGTCGTCGAGGATTCCGCGAACCGGATACGGAACACCGAGCCGGTATCCCCCGGGTCCGTGCAGGCCCGCCATTCCTCCAGGTTGGTGGCGCCGTCCCCGTCCTCGTCGCCGCCGGCGGAGGCGTCGAGATCGCCGAACCGGAACTCCTCCCACGCGTCGGCCATACCGTCGCCGTCGGCGTCGGGGTCGGCGTAATCATTGACCCCGTCCCCGTCCGCGTCGCTCGGTGCGAGCTGAAAAAACTCGGACGAGCCCCACAGGTCGCCGTTGCCGTTGCCCGCCGGAACCTGGTAGCCCGACTGCAGCGCGCCGCCGTCGGCGGTGGAGTAGGGGGCCACGGCCAGGTACACGGCCTGCGTGAACCCCGAGCCCAGGACCGACGCCAGGTCGATCACGCCCTCGATCCGCCCGCCGTTCTCGAAATAGGCCGCGCAGCGGGCCACGCTCGTGTCCGTGATCGCCGAACCGCCCGCGTTGAACCAACTCGCGTACGTGCTGTCGTTCTCGTCCGCCAGATAAGCGCTCCACGGCGGCACGGTGCCCGCCTTGGCCCACGGCGCGGAGACCCACGCGTTGGGATTCGTGACCACGAAGATGAAATGGTCCTGGCCCTCGCCCGCATCCCACGTCGCCACGTAGAGATAGCGCCCGTCGAACTTGTAGTGCAGCGTCATGCCGCTGTTCTCCGCCGCGAGCGCGGCGTCGTAATCCAGCACGCCGTCCATCTGCGCGTTCCGCACGTCCGTCGGAAGCTGCGCCCCGGAGTTGGCCGACGACGGGTCCGTCTCGCCGCCGTCCAGCGTGCCGTTCCCGTCGAGGTCCTCCTGCCCGTCGAGCAACCCGTCGCCGTCCGAGTCGGCATCCACGGGATTGATGTCGCCGAGCGACCGTTCCGCCGCGTCCGGCAGGCCATCGCCGTCGTAGTCCGACGCTGTGGCCGGAAGCCGGAGTATGGTGAAGACGGGGTAGTGGTCGGACGGGTACATCGTGGCCGTCGCGCCGCTGGACCGGGTCGTGACAATCGTCGAGTCTGTCACCACCACCGTCTGCGTCGCCGCGAACCCGCCGCGATGCAGGATCCAGTCGATGTGCTGCGACGTGGACGGCGTCCCGCCCGCCCAGCCGTGGAACGTGCCCGACCCGGTCCACGTGCCGTGCACCTGGTACCAAGAATCCGTGAAGTCGCCCGTGATCCCGCCGAAAGAGTAGGAGCCCGTGAACAGCTTCCAGTCGTTGTCGTTGTGATTCGAGTTGAAGTCGCCCACGACGATCGCCAGCGGCGAAAGCGGCATCCGCGCGGCCCGCGAGAGGGCATCGTCGGTGATCAGGCTGGCGCTGGCCACCTGCGGGTCGTTGTTGAAATCGAAGTGCGTCGTGTAGAACAGGAACTCCTGTCCCGTCGCCCGCCAGCGGAACTTCCCCCAGAGCGCGATGCGGGGGAAGCTCAAGCCCATGTTCGTGAAATAGAGGTAGGGCTGGAAGTTCGTGCCCGCCGGGTTGTTCCAGTAGCCGCCGCCCGGGCTGGGCCCGAGGGAGAACACGCCGCGGTCGAGCAGCTCGACCGTGTTCGTGTTGTAGCCGATCGCCGCGTTCTCGTTGCCGCTCCCGCCGCTCGGCTTCTGCCGCTCGATCTCGTAGCCCGCGGGGAGGTTCGCGGCCAGGTAATCGAGTTGGGCGTCCTCGCCCTCCTGGAACCCGATCACGTCCGGCGCGCGGTTGGTGATCACGCGGCAAACGAACTGGCGCCGCTGGGGCAGGTGGTTGGTGCTATCCCACTGCTTCCAGGAATTCTGGTCGTCCACCGCCGACGCGTACCGCAGGTTGAACGTCATCACCCGGACCTCGCCGGCGCGCGCGGGCAGGCTCATGGCGGCCAGCATAAGACCGGCGGCAAGGGAAAGTCGACTCCTCATGGGGATCATCATACCGCGGCGAACCGTTTCAGGTTAATAGCGGATTCTGGACGCGGGGCCCGCGGTGAGATAGTATCCAAAACATGGCAATTTCGCGGAACACGGTGGATTTGCGGCGCTTCAACCGGAAAGCGACGCTTCCATTCCAACTGCGAGCGCAGGATTTCCAGATGGCCATGCAGGATGTTTACGATTTCTTTTACGATGTGAACGGCCACCTGTTGCGAAAAGGCCTGAAGCGATTGGACGATATGTTGCGACCGGCGATCATGTCGGGCGTTCTTTCCGATATGCTCACGGCCAGCCTGGCCAAACACTCCCGCGTGCTTTGCGAAAACCAGTACTTCAATGGGCATCCGGACCTGATTGTCCAGGGCGTCTATGCTGGAGATGCAGTGAAGGCCGGCCAAGACGGGGTTGAAATCAAAACCACGCGGAAGGCCGGCGGGGCGGTGGATACCCATGGCGCAAGAGAACAATGGATGTGCGTGTTTGTCTATGACGTGGATACGGAGACCGAACCGGCCAGGAACAGAAGGCCCATGACCTTTACCGAGGTGTATCTGGGCCATGTGACGGCGGATGATTTCCGAAAAAACCCTCGGGGTGAATTGGGCACCCGAACGGCTACCTTGCACAAGGATGGCATACAAAAACTCCGCGACAACTGGATCTACCGGGTCGAATGATCCGCGGGAGGTTGGAACCGCGCCAGTCTGGGTATCGCGTCGCGCGCCATCGCAAAGTAATGAGGGTCCTTTTCAACCCCCACGCTTTCATATCCAACCGCTTCCGCCGCCGCGAGGGTTGAGCCCGCGCCCGCAAAAGGATCCAATACGATTCCGTGGCCCATGGGTAGCACGGCGCGCACCAATTGGCGAAGAAAGGCCTGTGGTTTCAGGCTGGGATGCGGAGCCAAGTGTCGCTCTGCTCGGCGAGTGGGAGCCGAGGCGATGACGTCGCCAAAAGGACGGTCGTGACAGGGCCGTCGGAATCCGCCCGTCCCCCAGCGCCGTAAGTTATCTTGAACTCTTCCCACGATGGGCTTGCGATAGACCACCCAGGGTTCCCACATGGAACGAGGCATCACGCTGACATCCGGAAACTCGTGATGAGCCGCTTTGGGCCGATCCCCCCCGCGCATGGTCATGGTCAGACGAATGATTTCGCCGCGGCGTTCCAAGCCGGCGTCCGCCAGGGCGCCCGACACGATGTATGAAAGCAGGGGATTCGACGCCACCACAACATGGGCGCCCGGAACGAGCCGGGGCAAAAGAAGCCGTGCCCAGAAAAAGAAAAAGGCCCGCAACTCGGCCAGTTGTTCGGGTGTCAGCGTCGTAAAGCGCGGAAGGGGAGAACGAACATGGCCGTCGAACGACGGCGGTATTCGCCAGACACCGCCTCTCCCGCTGCGCAGTTTCGCCTGCTGTTCAGGTGTATACTCATGGAGCCCATAAGGAGGATCGGTGACCACCGCATGGAACCGGTTCTCCTCCTGTTGCTCCAGCCAGTCGAAACAATCCGCGTGAACCACCGTGGCTCGTCCCAGGCAGACGGGTTCCCGCCATTTCTGCGCCTCGGTGTCCTCTCCCTGAATTCTACCGACCTGGATGGCGTACAGGCCGCGGCTTTCGCGGATGAAATGCTGCGGTGTGTTCAGGCGCAGATAGGAACGCACGGAGGAAGCGGGTGCCGGTCCGATGACCTGGGAGACCCGTCGCTCTATCTCCTTGACCGAGAGCGGACGCGAGGTTAGAGACAACACTCGAAGAATGGCGTCCCGCACATGCCCGGGACGATATCGGGTTTGGCCCGTTTTCATGATGACATGGTAAGACGTCTGGACGTCTATTATCAAGAACAAAATGGGGCGCTATCTCGCCAGGCGGCTGCTGCAGATGATCCCGACCGTGCTCGGGGTGCTGTTGATCACCTTTGTTCTCTTCAACGTCGTCGGCGGCAGCCCGGCCTCGATGGTGCTCGGCGAGCACGTCTCGCCGGCGACGCTGGAGGACTTCGACGAGCAGCGCGGGTTCAACAAGCCGCTCCTCTTCGGCCGGTGGACGACAACCCGCGCATGGCCGGAGCCGGAGGAATCCGCCCCTCGCACGCTCGGGCCCGGCGAGCATATCCTGCCGCTGGCCTTTGGGCTGCGGCCGGACACGGGGTACCGCTTGGTTGTCGAGGCGCGCGCGGCAGGGGATTTTCCAAACATTGGAAAAACCACCGTCCAATTTTTCCAATGTTTGGAAAAAACGGGCGCTTTTTTTCCAATCATTGGAAAAAACGGCGCCGAATTTTCCAATGTTTGGAAAAAAACGGAATTTTTTTTCCAATCATTGGAAAACACCTCCACCACCGACCTGCGCCTCGCCGTCCAGGGCGCCCCGCTGGAGATCCGGTCGATCCAACTCCGGCGGCGGATGGCCGGCCCGTGGGATTCGCAGTTCTTCTATTTCCTTAAAAAGATCGCGCAGCTGGATTTTGGGACGTCGAGCAGCCTGAACCAGCCGGTGACGAGGCTGCTGGCGGAGGGGATCGGGCCGACGCTGGCGCTGACGATCCCGATTTTCACGCTGGAACTCGCGCTGGCCGTCAGCCTGGCCCTGGTCTGCGCGTTCTGGCGCGACCGGTGGCCGGACCGGCTCGCCGTGGTCGTCGCGGTCGGCCTGATGAGCGTGAATTACCTCGTGTGGATCGTCGCGGGGCAATACCTGCTGGGCCACCGGCTCGGATGGTTTCCGGTCTGGGGCTTCGAGTCGTGGCGCTACCTGCTGCTGCCGGTTTTCATCGGCGTGGTCAGCGGGCTGGGCAGCAGCCTGCGGTTCTACCGGACGGTCATGCTCGACGAGATGGGGAAGGGGTACGTCCGCACGGCGTTTGCGAAGGGCGTGTCGCGGCGCGGCGTGCTGTTCCGCCACGTCCTGCGCAACGCCCTGATCCCGGTGATCACGAACGTCGCCCTGACGATCCCGTACCTCTATACGGGCAGCCTGCTGCTGGAGAGCTTCTTCGGCATCCCCGGGCTGGGCTACCTGGGCGTCAACGCGGTGAACTCGGCCGACGTGGACGTCGTGCGCGCGATCGTGCTGATCGGGTCTGTTTTGTACGTGCTCGTGAACCTGCTGACCGACGTCGCGTATGCGTGGGTGGATCCGAGGGTGAGGCTGCAATGAGGAAGGGTTCAGGGTTCGGGGTTCAGGGTTCAGGGGGGAGAGGCCTCTGGGCGGAGGCGTGGGCGCGGCTGCGCGGGCGGCGGCTGACGCGGGCCTGCCTGTGGGTCGTGGCGGCGTACACGGTGATGGCGGTGTACGGCGAGGCGGTGTACCGCGCGCACCGGTGGATGGACCGGACGCCGTCCTACCAGCGCACGGATTTGTCGCAGGCGTACCGGCCGCCGTCGTGGCCGCACCCGATGGGGACGGACGGGCTGGGCCGCGACGTGCTGCAA
It contains:
- a CDS encoding ABC transporter permease; the protein is MGRYLARRLLQMIPTVLGVLLITFVLFNVVGGSPASMVLGEHVSPATLEDFDEQRGFNKPLLFGRWTTTRAWPEPEESAPRTLGPGEHILPLAFGLRPDTGYRLVVEARAAGDFPNIGKTTVQFFQCLEKTGAFFPIIGKNGAEFSNVWKKTEFFFQSLENTSTTDLRLAVQGAPLEIRSIQLRRRMAGPWDSQFFYFLKKIAQLDFGTSSSLNQPVTRLLAEGIGPTLALTIPIFTLELALAVSLALVCAFWRDRWPDRLAVVVAVGLMSVNYLVWIVAGQYLLGHRLGWFPVWGFESWRYLLLPVFIGVVSGLGSSLRFYRTVMLDEMGKGYVRTAFAKGVSRRGVLFRHVLRNALIPVITNVALTIPYLYTGSLLLESFFGIPGLGYLGVNAVNSADVDVVRAIVLIGSVLYVLVNLLTDVAYAWVDPRVRLQ
- a CDS encoding site-specific DNA-methyltransferase, with amino-acid sequence MKTGQTRYRPGHVRDAILRVLSLTSRPLSVKEIERRVSQVIGPAPASSVRSYLRLNTPQHFIRESRGLYAIQVGRIQGEDTEAQKWREPVCLGRATVVHADCFDWLEQQEENRFHAVVTDPPYGLHEYTPEQQAKLRSGRGGVWRIPPSFDGHVRSPLPRFTTLTPEQLAELRAFFFFWARLLLPRLVPGAHVVVASNPLLSYIVSGALADAGLERRGEIIRLTMTMRGGDRPKAAHHEFPDVSVMPRSMWEPWVVYRKPIVGRVQDNLRRWGTGGFRRPCHDRPFGDVIASAPTRRAERHLAPHPSLKPQAFLRQLVRAVLPMGHGIVLDPFAGAGSTLAAAEAVGYESVGVEKDPHYFAMARDAIPRLARFQPPADHSTR
- a CDS encoding OsmC family protein, coding for MPNVKKVTVTAHQTESMRMDLQARHHRMIIDQPATGGGQDAGPTPLEYFVAALAGCMGAIGRIVARQQKLNIRWMDFVVEGDIDVDGLLGRPTPNRVGFQGFTVKARIDGDLSMDQKQAFLRAVEQRCPVSENIANATPIRFEVVEDLGGIKGPAV